The following proteins come from a genomic window of Gimesia chilikensis:
- a CDS encoding Imm7 family immunity protein, with product MLLGFGWCHLRSSREVIRGAKLSDIDQVDAEIDAADQKLWNEFRTWMEVSAESFIQWQLCESLNNEKGLLTWCVSRNHRTSAVWEMLDWIVTHGPGSYGLFYCHDDEDTRESSFIGRHPSMDYDNVFRVHRLLHGELTELDDPFFGLVQGNIDPVHPYDRGDEA from the coding sequence ATGTTACTGGGGTTTGGCTGGTGTCATCTGCGCAGCAGTCGTGAAGTCATCAGGGGGGCGAAGCTATCTGACATTGATCAGGTCGATGCGGAAATCGATGCCGCAGATCAGAAATTATGGAACGAATTTCGAACATGGATGGAAGTGTCTGCAGAAAGCTTCATCCAGTGGCAGCTGTGTGAGTCGTTAAATAATGAAAAAGGCCTGCTGACCTGGTGCGTTTCGCGCAATCACAGGACGTCTGCAGTGTGGGAGATGCTCGACTGGATCGTGACACATGGCCCGGGTAGCTATGGCCTGTTTTATTGTCACGACGATGAAGACACGCGTGAGAGCAGTTTTATTGGCCGTCATCCATCGATGGATTATGACAACGTGTTTCGAGTCCACCGTTTACTGCATGGCGAACTGACAGAACTGGACGATCCGTTCTTTGGACTGGTTCAGGGAAATATTGACCCTGTGCACCCTTATGATCGGGGTGATGAAGCATAA
- a CDS encoding VOC family protein, whose translation MRNLETLELKAFVPAQDFELSKRFYSDLGFQIPWSSDELAYLHCGNCTFLLQNFYVKALAENFMMHLSVENVDDWRAHVREQQIAEKYGVVVTEPEQRPWRMRDFVLYDPSGVLWRIAENTD comes from the coding sequence ATGAGAAATCTCGAAACGCTCGAACTGAAAGCATTTGTGCCTGCGCAGGACTTTGAACTTTCCAAACGCTTTTACTCGGATCTTGGTTTTCAGATTCCCTGGTCTTCGGATGAACTGGCCTATCTGCATTGTGGTAATTGCACGTTTCTGTTGCAGAACTTTTATGTCAAAGCGCTGGCAGAGAATTTCATGATGCATCTCTCGGTTGAGAATGTCGACGACTGGCGTGCGCATGTCCGGGAACAGCAGATTGCCGAGAAGTATGGCGTGGTAGTGACCGAGCCGGAACAACGCCCCTGGCGGATGCGGGACTTTGTACTGTATGACCCCTCCGGCGTATTGTGGCGGATTGCGGAAAATACAGATTGA
- a CDS encoding DUF1963 domain-containing protein produces MDKANLLPEFRVSLERVKEGEEAYPKGEDIPHYEYQGQRTKLGGSPDWIQGNEEEWPGCPHCKNKMRFVAQIDSVEHDWNSNPHRVDSLSEDQKWMFGDVGMIFVFFCFECLETISVFECG; encoded by the coding sequence ATGGACAAAGCGAATCTATTACCCGAGTTTCGAGTCTCTCTGGAGCGTGTGAAAGAAGGAGAAGAGGCTTATCCGAAGGGGGAAGATATACCACATTATGAATACCAGGGACAGCGGACCAAGCTGGGAGGCAGTCCTGACTGGATACAGGGGAATGAAGAGGAATGGCCGGGCTGTCCCCATTGTAAGAACAAGATGCGATTCGTGGCACAGATCGACTCTGTCGAACACGACTGGAATTCGAATCCTCATCGTGTTGACAGCTTATCTGAGGATCAGAAATGGATGTTTGGCGATGTGGGGATGATTTTTGTCTTTTTCTGCTTTGAATGTCTGGAGACAATCTCGGTCTTTGAATGTGGTTAG
- a CDS encoding UPF0261 family protein, producing the protein MKLRETMLISRRTMLALAAGSMISGCKPVDQEAALELSSTEKVETPPETVNGCHLVPERLKPFDPCMMCCGPEFPRDEWNHSTLHPHLAVYSCGCLFVPGRPNVHEHDPEEIVLCEKLSAAMASILKGVSVNYSEGSSTFDPFFVTINGGVEKPTRITASLIRTAFNGAIYPQAKIQSSVLQEYSLLWESFVAEDAAWLAQWRKLVAWCERTEQIHSPVFVAVGDGDKMSDRNFGCVFPRLVVGLTEAGSLVGVMAHSVQT; encoded by the coding sequence ATGAAGCTGAGAGAGACAATGCTGATTTCCAGACGGACGATGCTGGCGCTGGCTGCCGGTTCGATGATCAGCGGCTGTAAGCCGGTTGATCAGGAGGCCGCGCTTGAGTTGAGCTCAACTGAAAAGGTGGAAACGCCCCCGGAAACCGTTAATGGGTGTCACCTGGTGCCGGAACGTCTCAAGCCGTTTGACCCCTGTATGATGTGCTGTGGTCCTGAATTTCCGCGAGACGAATGGAATCATAGCACCCTGCACCCGCACCTGGCTGTTTACTCCTGTGGTTGTCTCTTTGTGCCGGGCAGACCGAATGTGCACGAACATGATCCAGAGGAGATCGTATTGTGTGAAAAACTGTCGGCAGCGATGGCTTCCATTCTTAAAGGTGTGTCGGTGAATTATTCAGAAGGTTCCAGCACCTTTGATCCCTTTTTTGTGACCATCAATGGCGGAGTGGAAAAGCCGACGCGGATTACCGCCTCCCTGATTCGCACCGCTTTCAATGGGGCGATCTATCCCCAGGCTAAAATTCAGAGTTCCGTGCTGCAGGAATACAGCCTGCTGTGGGAAAGTTTTGTCGCCGAAGATGCCGCCTGGCTTGCCCAGTGGCGGAAACTGGTTGCCTGGTGTGAACGCACGGAACAGATCCACTCCCCCGTATTCGTGGCAGTGGGAGATGGCGATAAAATGAGTGATAGGAATTTCGGGTGTGTGTTCCCGCGGCTTGTGGTGGGGTTGACTGAGGCCGGTAGTCTGGTGGGGGTGATGGCCCATTCGGTACAGACTTAA
- a CDS encoding bifunctional serine/threonine-protein kinase/formylglycine-generating enzyme family protein, with the protein MNEQEIFMAALEIEDLQQRAAYLDQVCGEDRLLREQVAALLNETEQSGEFLGVPVLEQMRRSSEATRVAGEDTGAQPGLDDLDLGFLQPATDAGSLGVLGHYDIQELIGRGGCGIVFKAFDQRLHRIVAIKVMTPAMAATSPARKRFLREARATAAIRHANVVNIYAVEEAPLPFLVMEYIDGKTLQQMIDDNGPLDLTTIVKYGRMIADGLEAAHLQGLIHRDIKPGNILIESGTGRVKITDFGLARAADDASRSQSGIIAGTPMYMSPEQVQGLKLDRKSDLFSLGSVLYVMCSGRPPFRAPSTLAVLKRVVDEEPRSIQEIIPEVPDWLVAIIRQLHEKDPDNRFQSARDVAEQLAGGAEAAVPMRQTRDESTSAKSKNLRQNRLSWMKAAGILIVLLSSFGFTEATGITRLNSTVIRYLSPEGTLVIEVEDPGVSVSIDGQELVIKGTGVEELRLKPGQYQFEATKDGEVLKRELVTVSRDGREVVRVSREVPRSAAPTTKSATEVSLPDQFENQLGMNFIKVPAGSAYLGGNGGLAGWEHVSFSQDIYMGACEVTQREWLAVVGKNHSHFSAEGAGKAAIASLSVEQQGDLPVESVSCFDIQHFVDVLNDKYVDQGWIYRLPTRLEWEYACRGGPRGTYSNGSHDFYLNKPVDQLLTGEANIDFGLNRTQEVGYYSANRLGLYDMHGNVSEWCLGVKTPEGQQEYVQCGGSWQQRSNRCRAIDYRKEPPGLVSIKAGFRLVRVRADMPPPDIRIEIPPEQRSSLEWVVLHGGNVTVFVGDQRVKVGPGGTLPEDITYLHAVDLKGIRLLNAENVENLRNTPWVRNAVFVGASVDDLVFARLMSFPGITYLSNLNAEGASISDQAVTELRHLTDHFFGLILSETKISAEGLKQMRYLSNHGVLLKECKNIDDAACRVLAETPRWVWLGLSGTRVTDAGLEELHVCKKLVAIDVARCPVTEGGVRKLAAALPRCRIEWDGGFIEPVSGK; encoded by the coding sequence ATGAACGAACAGGAAATCTTTATGGCCGCGCTGGAGATTGAAGATCTTCAGCAGCGGGCGGCTTACCTCGATCAGGTGTGCGGCGAAGATCGTCTGTTGCGGGAACAGGTGGCTGCCTTGCTGAATGAGACGGAACAGTCAGGCGAATTTCTCGGTGTCCCTGTGCTGGAGCAGATGCGGCGGTCGAGCGAAGCAACACGCGTCGCGGGGGAAGATACGGGGGCTCAGCCTGGACTGGATGATCTCGACCTCGGATTTCTGCAGCCGGCAACGGATGCTGGATCACTGGGAGTACTGGGGCACTATGATATTCAGGAGCTGATTGGCCGAGGGGGCTGTGGTATCGTCTTTAAGGCGTTTGACCAGCGCCTGCATCGGATTGTCGCCATCAAGGTGATGACCCCGGCCATGGCGGCGACTTCTCCTGCTCGCAAGCGGTTTTTGCGCGAGGCGCGGGCTACTGCGGCCATACGGCATGCGAACGTCGTTAATATTTACGCGGTCGAGGAAGCCCCCCTGCCTTTTCTGGTGATGGAATACATTGACGGTAAGACACTGCAACAGATGATTGATGACAATGGGCCGCTCGATCTGACTACCATCGTGAAGTATGGGCGGATGATCGCAGATGGTCTTGAAGCAGCCCATTTACAGGGATTAATTCACCGGGATATTAAACCGGGGAATATCCTGATCGAGTCCGGAACGGGACGCGTCAAAATTACCGACTTCGGTCTGGCACGCGCTGCAGATGATGCGAGCCGGTCTCAGAGCGGTATCATCGCGGGTACGCCGATGTATATGTCGCCCGAGCAGGTTCAAGGGCTCAAGCTGGACCGGAAGAGTGACCTGTTCAGCCTGGGGAGTGTTTTATATGTGATGTGTTCCGGACGCCCTCCTTTCCGCGCCCCGTCGACTCTGGCTGTGCTGAAGCGGGTCGTGGATGAGGAGCCCCGGAGTATCCAGGAAATCATTCCTGAAGTGCCGGACTGGCTGGTTGCCATCATTCGTCAACTGCACGAAAAAGACCCTGATAATCGGTTCCAGTCTGCACGGGACGTTGCCGAGCAGTTAGCCGGAGGTGCGGAAGCAGCTGTGCCGATGCGTCAAACCAGGGATGAGTCGACATCAGCGAAATCAAAAAATCTGAGGCAGAATCGGTTATCGTGGATGAAGGCTGCGGGGATCCTGATCGTGCTTTTATCGAGTTTTGGCTTTACGGAAGCAACCGGCATCACCCGCTTGAACAGTACAGTAATCCGCTATTTGTCACCCGAAGGGACTCTGGTGATTGAAGTCGAAGATCCCGGTGTGAGTGTTTCCATCGACGGTCAGGAACTGGTAATTAAGGGGACTGGAGTCGAAGAGCTTCGACTGAAACCGGGACAGTATCAGTTCGAGGCTACAAAAGACGGAGAAGTTCTGAAGAGAGAGCTGGTAACTGTTTCACGCGATGGGCGCGAAGTGGTTCGTGTCAGTCGGGAGGTGCCACGATCGGCAGCCCCCACCACGAAAAGTGCAACTGAGGTTTCACTTCCCGATCAGTTTGAGAATCAGCTTGGAATGAACTTCATCAAAGTCCCGGCCGGGAGTGCGTATCTTGGTGGCAATGGAGGACTGGCAGGTTGGGAGCATGTGAGCTTCTCACAAGATATTTATATGGGAGCTTGTGAGGTAACACAGCGGGAATGGCTGGCTGTGGTGGGTAAGAATCACAGCCACTTTTCTGCTGAGGGAGCAGGTAAAGCAGCGATTGCGTCGCTTTCAGTAGAACAACAGGGGGATCTACCTGTCGAGAGCGTCTCCTGTTTCGATATTCAGCATTTTGTCGATGTACTGAATGATAAATATGTGGATCAGGGATGGATCTACCGCCTGCCAACCCGGCTTGAATGGGAATATGCATGTCGGGGAGGACCACGGGGTACTTATTCAAACGGCAGTCATGACTTCTATCTGAATAAGCCCGTCGATCAACTCTTAACGGGAGAAGCCAATATCGATTTCGGTCTGAATCGGACTCAGGAAGTGGGATATTATTCGGCAAATCGACTCGGTCTATATGATATGCATGGGAATGTATCGGAATGGTGCCTGGGAGTAAAAACTCCCGAGGGACAGCAGGAATATGTGCAATGTGGTGGGAGTTGGCAGCAACGTTCGAATCGGTGCCGCGCAATTGATTATCGAAAGGAACCTCCAGGCCTCGTTTCGATCAAGGCGGGATTTCGTCTGGTTCGAGTGCGTGCAGATATGCCTCCACCGGATATTCGCATTGAAATTCCACCAGAACAACGCTCGTCATTAGAATGGGTGGTTTTACATGGAGGGAATGTTACGGTTTTTGTCGGTGACCAGCGAGTTAAAGTCGGTCCAGGCGGTACTTTGCCTGAAGACATCACTTATCTACATGCAGTCGATTTGAAAGGAATCCGTTTGCTGAATGCTGAAAATGTGGAGAATTTACGAAATACTCCCTGGGTTCGGAATGCGGTCTTTGTCGGGGCTTCTGTTGACGATCTGGTATTTGCCAGACTGATGTCCTTTCCCGGGATTACTTACCTGTCAAATTTGAATGCAGAGGGGGCTTCAATTTCCGATCAGGCTGTCACTGAGTTACGGCATCTGACCGATCATTTCTTTGGATTGATCCTGTCTGAGACGAAGATATCAGCTGAGGGGCTGAAGCAGATGCGTTATTTGAGCAATCACGGTGTACTCCTGAAGGAATGCAAGAATATCGACGACGCAGCTTGCCGCGTACTGGCTGAGACGCCTCGCTGGGTCTGGCTGGGGCTTAGTGGGACTCGAGTTACCGATGCCGGCCTTGAAGAATTACATGTCTGTAAAAAACTGGTCGCAATCGATGTCGCGCGTTGCCCCGTCACAGAAGGAGGCGTCCGCAAACTGGCGGCTGCGCTGCCCCGCTGTCGCATCGAGTGGGACGGTGGTTTTATCGAACCTGTCTCGGGGAAGTGA
- a CDS encoding sigma-70 family RNA polymerase sigma factor — protein MSEFTEMMRAVQAGDRESAEKMLPRVYDELRKLAAGYLANEPTGHARQATSLVHEAYLRLIGNDEDWNGEGHFFGAAAIAIRRILVENARARRSLKRGGNAVRLDLEEVLPSTLPEPVEDLIALDEALDRLSTVDSRATELVQLLYFSGLTLSQAAEVMGVSPRTADRLWAYAKAWLRREMRRNSEKSEI, from the coding sequence ATGTCTGAATTCACCGAAATGATGCGTGCCGTTCAGGCGGGAGACCGTGAGTCAGCTGAAAAAATGCTGCCCCGAGTCTACGACGAACTCCGTAAGCTGGCTGCAGGATATCTGGCGAATGAGCCGACAGGACATGCGCGTCAGGCCACTTCCCTCGTCCATGAAGCGTATCTGCGGCTGATCGGGAATGACGAGGATTGGAATGGTGAAGGACATTTTTTCGGGGCCGCCGCAATCGCGATTCGCCGTATTCTGGTTGAAAATGCACGAGCCCGCCGAAGTCTCAAGCGTGGTGGAAATGCAGTTCGTCTAGATCTGGAGGAGGTGCTGCCTTCCACATTGCCTGAACCCGTAGAAGATCTGATTGCGCTGGACGAAGCCCTCGACAGGCTCTCTACAGTAGACTCCCGGGCCACGGAATTAGTGCAACTGCTTTATTTTTCTGGTCTTACACTAAGTCAGGCAGCAGAGGTGATGGGGGTTTCTCCCCGCACAGCTGATCGATTATGGGCCTATGCCAAAGCCTGGCTACGGAGAGAAATGCGGAGAAATTCAGAAAAATCTGAGATTTGA
- a CDS encoding DMT family transporter, translating into MLTSYLALGVAIVLEVIGTSALQASQQFTRPVPTTITVVTYLSAFYFLSLALKMIPVGIAYAIWSGVGIVLISCVGLILFKQKLDLPAILGLALIIAGVLVINLFSQTVSH; encoded by the coding sequence ATGTTAACCAGTTATCTGGCTCTGGGAGTGGCAATCGTGCTGGAAGTGATCGGCACGTCTGCACTGCAGGCTTCGCAGCAGTTCACACGCCCGGTCCCCACCACAATCACGGTGGTCACCTATCTGAGCGCCTTCTATTTTCTCTCCCTGGCTTTGAAGATGATCCCCGTCGGTATCGCTTATGCCATCTGGAGCGGCGTGGGCATCGTGCTCATCTCCTGTGTTGGCCTGATTCTCTTCAAGCAGAAACTGGATTTGCCCGCCATTCTGGGACTGGCACTGATTATCGCCGGAGTTCTCGTGATCAATCTGTTCTCCCAGACTGTCTCACATTGA
- a CDS encoding DUF695 domain-containing protein has protein sequence MEDQWAVGQTEWEGHPLFVRFNTSVQDGHLKGEFPIKVGFALPLHTPSSEGLPGEEEMEQLGEIEELMEEYLGSDGVLVLVLTTGGMREVIFYVRPNTDIAGVHKRLMTEVTSHEVQCVGEEEPGWDSYYAFVGE, from the coding sequence ATGGAAGATCAATGGGCCGTGGGCCAGACTGAGTGGGAAGGTCACCCACTGTTTGTACGCTTTAACACGTCCGTCCAGGATGGTCATTTGAAAGGCGAATTTCCGATCAAGGTTGGCTTTGCCCTGCCCTTGCATACGCCCTCATCAGAAGGTCTGCCCGGGGAAGAAGAGATGGAACAGCTGGGCGAGATCGAAGAGCTGATGGAAGAATATCTGGGTAGTGACGGCGTATTGGTACTGGTATTGACCACTGGGGGTATGCGTGAAGTAATTTTCTACGTTCGTCCTAACACTGATATCGCAGGCGTCCACAAGCGGCTGATGACGGAAGTCACTTCACATGAAGTCCAGTGTGTCGGAGAAGAAGAACCGGGGTGGGATTCCTATTATGCGTTTGTGGGTGAGTGA